Part of the Pseudobdellovibrionaceae bacterium genome is shown below.
CCTTTTCATTCCAGGGGCAAACGGTTTGACAAATATCACATCCAAATAGCCAATCGCCAATGTGAGGTCGAAGCGCCAACGGGGGGTTGGATTTACTCTCTATGGTCCAATAAGAAATACACTTGGTGGCATCGAGTTTTTTGGCTTCAACAAGAGCCTGAGTGGGGCAGGCATCTATACAGCGAGTGCAGGTGCCACAGCGATCAGGGTGGAGGGCCACAGCGGAAGATCCTAACTCAAAAGTCGCTGGTGGTAACGAGCAATAAATTTCACCAATAAAAAATAAGCTTCCATTTTTTTGATCAATTAAACAGGTGTTTTTTCCCACCCAGCCCAACCCGGCTCGATAGGCCAAGTCTCTTTCAAGCACCGGGCCTGAGTCTGTGATGGCTAAAAATTCATGATCTGAAAATTCGTCTTTTAACGCCAAGGCCAAGGCTTGCAACTGCTTCTTGAACCAATGGTGATAGTCTTCGCCTCGAGCATACAGGGCCACGCGGCTTTTTTTAATAGGTGTGGAGGTCGGGTGGGGGTGAGGAAGGTAGTCTATAGCCACAACTATGGCGGATTGAGCGGACGGCAGCACCCGATGGGCCTCTTGTTTTTGTTGAACGTGTGTCTCTAAGTAGGCCATTTCGCCATGGTATTGATCTTTTATCCACTGGCGGTAGTGCTCCATGGATAGGGGGGCTGTCAGTGCGGCAAAACCAAAGCGCTGAAAGCCAAAGTTTTTGATCTGTTGTTCGATTCGTGATTTCATAGCGCCAGGTGGTTAATGTGAAACTTCTCTCAGCTTTTGAAAATCATAAACAATGGCCTCATGTCAAAGAAGTGGCTGAAAAACTTATTAATAACGGTTTTAAAGCCTTTCTGGCCGGTGGTTGTGTACGTGATGCCATAATAGGACGAGTGCCAAAGGATTTTGATATTGCCACTGATGCCCCTCCAACAGCTGTGGAGGGTTTTTTTGAAAAGACCATACCCGTGGGGCGAGAGTTTGGAATTGTGATTGTGCCGTTTTCGGGATTTCAGGTGGAGGTGGCCACATTCAGAAAAGATGGGGCCTATGTGGACGGCAGGCACCCTGAAGCTGTGACCTTTAGCTCACCCCAAGAAGATGCGGCTCGCAGAGATTTTACTGTGAACGCTTTATTCTACGATATTCAATCCAATGCCGTCATTGATCACGTGGGTGGTCTGCAAGATATAAAAGACAAATCTCTACGGGCCGTGGGCGATCCTTGTCGTCGGTTTGATGAGGATAAGTTGCGTTTAATGCGTGCCGTGCGTTTTAGTGGTGAACTGAATTTCTCGTTGGCTCCGGCCACTTATTTGGCACTTTGCGAGAGGGCCGAATCGATTCAGGCGGTTTCCGTAGAGCGTATTTTTTCTGAAATGAATCGAATATGGCTCAGTGAAAATCCGGTGAAAGGATTCAATGGATTGTTTGAAACTGGTCTATTGCAGGTGCTGATGCCGGAATTATTTCTGAACAAAGACCAAAGTGATGCAGTCTCCTGCGGTCAAAAGTTCAAAGTGATGCTCAATGGTTTTATGCAGCGAAAAGTTAATGCCATTGAGTCCTACTGGGCTGGATTATTTTTGTCATTCAATGTGAGTGATGCCAAGGCCCACGATTGTCTGATGGAATGGCACGGTCCGCGGCAACTGGCGGACGATGTGACTTGGTTGGTGCAACACTATCATTCACTGATAGCGATTTTTACCAAGCATCCGGCTAAGGCTTTGCGTTTACTGGGACATGGGATGGGTGTTTATTTATTGGACCTTCTTCAGTTTAAATCGATAATAGAAAGAGGTGACACCTCGTCATTGGAGTCTTTGGTGATAGCTTACAACCAAATCTGTGACTCACAAGGCCTGCTGCCTGCGGCCTGGGTCAAGGGGAAGGATGTTTTAAACTTAGGCCTAGCGCCCGGCAAAAGTGTGGGAGAGCTTGTGGAGGCCGCCTATGATCGGCAGTTACTCGGTGAGAGTTTAAATCGAAAAGAATTGTTAGAATGGTTAATGAGTGAAGTGTCCCGTCGAGGACTTTCCTAGACCATCAAGGCTTCCGAGTACAAGGCCATAAAAAATTGAAAAATCGCCGTAAGCATTTTTATCAAATCCTTTATAGAGGCCAGTCACAAATGAAATGGGTAAGTGAAATCCAGCTTGCATGTTCAGGTGCATTTCTAGGCCCGTGGACCAAAAAGAAGAGTCAAATTGATTCCTTTGGTAGGCGCCTCCGCCAAGCGGGCGACTGAGTGCCGCGCCATCTACGGAGATGCCATCAACAAATACCGATGCGGTCAGGTCATTGACGAACAAGGGAAACAATCCTCGACCCTGATAAATATCAAAAACGGGAAAGCTGTAACTGAGGCTGGTGTTGACTAGGGATTTTCCAATGAAGGCGCCACTAGGATAGCCGCGCATCAAATATGAACTATTAATCAGGCTTGCCACATAGTTGACGCCAGAGGTTTTGTCTCCTAGCTCGACCAGATCTTGCGTTTGAATTTCAGGGGCAAACGTCCCTTTGAGTTGCCAGCCAATACTGTGCTGGGGTCTGAGGCCTCGAGTCCATTCATATTGCAAGCTGCCGCTGGTTTTGTTGTATGTTCGAAAATTTGGTCCACCATCGTAAAAATAAGACAGCCATTCAAGGCGCGATAAAAAGTGATTGTCTTTATAGCCTCCTTCGGGTCGCTCGCTATTTGTGGAGTCATTATAGCTCACGCTGATCAGAGAACCCCACCTTTCAATGGGAGTGCCCTCAAAACTTCCGGATTGGCTAGAGATGCTACCCAGGTTCATGATCCATTGGTT
Proteins encoded:
- the queG gene encoding tRNA epoxyqueuosine(34) reductase QueG; this translates as MKSRIEQQIKNFGFQRFGFAALTAPLSMEHYRQWIKDQYHGEMAYLETHVQQKQEAHRVLPSAQSAIVVAIDYLPHPHPTSTPIKKSRVALYARGEDYHHWFKKQLQALALALKDEFSDHEFLAITDSGPVLERDLAYRAGLGWVGKNTCLIDQKNGSLFFIGEIYCSLPPATFELGSSAVALHPDRCGTCTRCIDACPTQALVEAKKLDATKCISYWTIESKSNPPLALRPHIGDWLFGCDICQTVCPWNEKAFGKSEMQAMVPKLLANDIDLIDELHWILSTSNKQIQKKLHGSPLLRAGGVGLKRNALIITANHKLAALRADVVALVDHPRLGDLAQWTLDQL
- a CDS encoding CCA tRNA nucleotidyltransferase, which codes for MKLLSAFENHKQWPHVKEVAEKLINNGFKAFLAGGCVRDAIIGRVPKDFDIATDAPPTAVEGFFEKTIPVGREFGIVIVPFSGFQVEVATFRKDGAYVDGRHPEAVTFSSPQEDAARRDFTVNALFYDIQSNAVIDHVGGLQDIKDKSLRAVGDPCRRFDEDKLRLMRAVRFSGELNFSLAPATYLALCERAESIQAVSVERIFSEMNRIWLSENPVKGFNGLFETGLLQVLMPELFLNKDQSDAVSCGQKFKVMLNGFMQRKVNAIESYWAGLFLSFNVSDAKAHDCLMEWHGPRQLADDVTWLVQHYHSLIAIFTKHPAKALRLLGHGMGVYLLDLLQFKSIIERGDTSSLESLVIAYNQICDSQGLLPAAWVKGKDVLNLGLAPGKSVGELVEAAYDRQLLGESLNRKELLEWLMSEVSRRGLS